In the Helianthus annuus cultivar XRQ/B chromosome 11, HanXRQr2.0-SUNRISE, whole genome shotgun sequence genome, one interval contains:
- the LOC110891264 gene encoding ethylene-insensitive protein 2 — protein METNDLITKTLPNVTPRLLPAVLPAVFIAVTYVDPGKWVAAVEGGARFGYDLSLVMLVFSLAAVLCQYLAASIAVVTGKNLAQICSEEYDTITCIFLGIQAELSMIALDLSMILGTAHALNLIFGFGLFTCILLTSLDAFLLPVFSNYLENGNAKFISMWLATVALFSYFFGVVTSQRDTPLSMGGMLTSFSGESAFALMCLLGASIMPHNFYLHSSIVQQNQGPKQVSKGALCQDHLFAICCVFSGIFAINYILMNSAANVFYSTGLGLLTFQDALSLMDQVFRSLVAPFALFLVLVLSYHTTALTWKFSSQSVLLNFFKLDIPGWCHHSTIRLISLIPALLSTWHSGAEGAYQLMLFTQITVAVLLPSSVVPLFRVASSRSIMGVNKVSQFVEFLIWVTYIGMLGLVIVFMVEMVFGNSDWANNLRWTMWVPYISVLVTAVVSVSLVLWLVVTPLKSSSSRPDVQKWDNIQRNVPDSSFIEEKTENTVETQETKLTNECDFDLPDELLDFDNGPHLTTIEEIPCDITDSLQPDESPIIAENVPSPVVTVLQKDDDLVEKTLTIDGNMRIVKQPEWEPEEPLKTVSGMVKSPSNGPGSFKSYGGKTDDITSGPGSLSKLAGLGRAGRRQLATTLDDFWKLLFDLHGEMTQDAETNKLDKLLGIDSKQNLKASPVISKMSNPEIDPVYGVQRGSTLLTSYQQLLDAYAQNPMLNVMDPEKRYHSLRLPQASGPYVDQPATVHGYQIKSIINQTKQKSDYFQNQIEAVTPKSPPLVSSNYKQPLSLTKTQQNGLRPAKPPGFPDPVVSRNGLMQPERTYYNFQPAGPVENVHEKKYYSMPDISGLLPNRGSKVLPEQYATLGQSVYPAPLNRSGTISSYGGLSYSNLSRDAAAYQPISSYKSGLGSDTWSMWSKQPSEHFGVAEKVNPGRDTTRQELTTPGLDSEANILKSFRLCIVMLLKLDGSEWLFKQNGGFDEDLVDRVAARERFLYEIEVNRVARSGRTKVDEVEYNKYLITSVPNCGEDCVWRIELIKSFGVWCIHRILELSLMESRPELWGKYTYVLNRLQGIIEPAFAKHRVPTSPCFCLQLPESYQHISSPPKSITSLPPPSKRRGKCTTAADLLDIVKDVETAISGRKGRPGTAAGDVAFPKGKENLASVLKRYKRRLLAAAPDGLSRSP, from the exons ATGGAGACAAACGATCTGATAACGAAAACTCTGCCAAACGTGACACCGCGGCTGCTTCCGGCTGTTTTACCAGCTGTTTTTATTGCCGTTACGTATGTTGACCCGGGAAAATGGGTTGCAGCCGTCGAGGGTGGGGCCCGTTTTGGGTACGATCTTAGTTTAGTTATGCTTGTTTTTAGTTTGGCTGCTGTTCTTTGTCAATACCTTGCGGCTTCTATCGCTGTTGTCACAGGAAAAAATCTTGCGCAG ATTTGCAGTGAGGAGTATGATACGATCACATGTATATTTTTGGGAATTCAAGCCGAATTATCGATGATTGCTTTAGACCTTTCAATG ATTTTGGGAACCGCACACGCGCTGAATCTTATATTTGGCTTCGGTCTCTTCACGTGTATCCTTTTGACTTCTCTCGACGCTTTTTTACTTCCGGTTTTCTCAAATTACTTG GAAAACGGGAATGCAAAGTTCATAAGCATGTGGTTGGCAACGGTTGCTTTATTTTCGTATTTCTTTGGCGTGGTTACAAGTCAACGTGACACGCCACTGTCAATGGGCGGGATGCTTACTAGTTTTAGCGGAGAAAGCGCGTTTGCATTGATGTGTCTTCTCGGTGCAAGTATTATGCCGCATAATTTTTATCTACATTCATCTATAGTGCAG CAAAATCAGGGACCGAAACAAGTTTCAAAGGGAGCATTATGTCAAGACCATCTTTTTGCCATTTGTTGCGTTTTCAGTGGCATTTTCGCCATAAATTACATTCTCATGAACTCGGCAGCAAATGTGTTTTATAGCACGGGCCTCGGTCTTCTTACCTTTCAGGACGCCTTATCTTTAATGGACCAG GTATTTAGGAGCCTTGTGGCACCTTTCGCTTTATTTCTCGTTCTGGTTCTTTCATATCACACAACAGCGCTGACGTGGAAATTCAGCAGTCAATCGGTCCTCCTTAACTTTTTCAAACTCGATATTCCCGGTTGGTGTCATCACTCAACAATCAGATTAATATCCTTAATTCCCGCACTTTTATCCACGTGGCACTCGGGAGCCGAAGGCGCGTATCAACTTATGCTCTTTACTCAAATTACGGTCGCGGTTTTGCTCCCGTCGTCAGTTGTCCCGCTTTTTCGTGTCGCTTCGTCGAGATCGATAATGGGTGTGAATAAAGTTTCTCAATTTGTCGAGTTTTTAATTTGGGTTACTTATATCGGGATGCTCGGTTTGGTGATTGTGTTTATGGTTGAGATGGTGTTTGGAAACAGTGATTGGGCAAATAATCTGAGGTGGACAATGTGGGTCCCGTATATTTCCGTTCTTGTAACCGCGGTTGTATCCGTCTCACTTGTGCTTTGGCTCGTTGTAACACCTTTAAAATCTTCAAGTTCCCGACCCGATGTTCAAAAGTGGGATAATATTCAACGAAATGTTCCCGATTCATCGTTTATCGAAGAAAAAACCGAAAACACAGTAGAAACTCAAGAAACGAAGCTTACAAACGAGTGTGATTTCGATTTGCCCGACGAACTTTTAGACTTTGATAACGGGCCTCATTTGACTACCATTGAAGAAATTCCGTGCGATATTACGGACTCATTGCAGCCCGATGAATCACCGATTATAGCGGAAAACGTCCCGAGCCCTGTTGTTACGGTCTTGCAGAAAGATGACGATTTGGTTGAAAAGACATTGACTATTGACGGAAACATGCGGATTGTAAAACAGCCCGAATGGGAGCCTGAAGAACCATTAAAAACGGTATCGGGAATGGTTAAATCTCCCTCTAACGGGCCGGGTTCGTTTAAGAGCTATGGCGGGAAAACCGATGATATCACAAGTGGACCGGGGAGTCTTTCAAAGCTAGCGGGTTTGGGTCGGGCTGGCAGACGTCAGTTGGCTACAACACTTGACGATTTCTGGAAACTACTTTTCGATTTACACGGGGAAATGACGCAAGATGCGGAAACTAACAAGCTCGATAAATTGCTCGGGATTGATTCTAAACAGAACTTAAAGGCGAGCCCGGTTATATCGAAAATGTCAAACCCGGAAATAGATCCGGTTTACGGGGTGCAACGGGGGTCGACTTTGTTGACCAGTTATCAACAGTTACTAGACGCATATGCACAAAACCCGATGCTAAACGTGATGGATCCCGAGAAACGATACCATAGTTTACGCTTACCACAAGCTTCTGGCCCGTATGTTGATCAGCCTGCTACGGTTCATGGGTATCAAATCAAGTCGATTATAAATCAAACCAAACAAAAGTCTGATTACTTTCAAAATCAGATTGAAGCGGTAACTCCTAAATCACCCCCACTTGTTTCATCAAACTACAAACAACCGCTTTCTTTAACGAAAACCCAACAAAACGGGTTGCGACCCGCGAAGCCGCCGGGGTTTCCGGATCCGGTTGTGTCTAGGAACGGCTTGATGCAACCTGAACGAACGTACTACAATTTTCAGCCCGCGGGACCCGTTGAGAACGTGCACGAGAAGAAGTATTACAGCATGCCGGATATATCCGGGCTTCTTCCGAATCGGGGTTCAAAGGTTTTACCCGAACAGTATGCGACTCTTGGGCAATCGGTTTATCCGGCCCCGTTAAACCGATCCGGGACTATTTCCAGTTACGGCGGGTTGTCGTATTCGAATTTATCACGGGACGCAGCTGCGTACCAGCCGATTTCAAGTTATAAGTCGGGGTTAGGGTCGGATACGTGGTCAATGTGGTCAAAACAACCGTCTGAACATTTCGGTGTAGCGGAAAAGGTAAACCCCGGGCGCGATACGACCCGTCAAGAACTGACTACACCTGGTTTGGATTCCGAAGCGAATATTTTGAAGTCGTTTAGGCTTTGTATTGTTATGCTTTTGAAACTTGATGGGTCCGAATGGTTGTTTAAGCAAAACGGGGGATTCGATGAGGATCTTGTGGACCGTGTGGCGGCTCGGGAAAGGTTTCTTTATGAAATTGAGGTGAATCGGGTGGCACGTAGTGGCAGAACGAAAGTCGATGAAGTTGAGTATAATAAGTATCTTATAACGTCGGTTCCGAATTGCGGTGAAGACTGTGTTTGGAGAATTGAGTTGATTAAAAGCTTTGGTGTTTGGTGTATACACAGGATTCTTGAACTTTCACTTATGGAAAGTCGGCCCGAACTTTGGGGGAAGTACACCTATGTCCTTAATCGTCTACAG GGAATAATCGAGCCAGCATTCGCTAAACATCGTGTGCCGACGAGCCCGTGTTTTTGCCTTCAGCTTCCGGAGTCGTACCAACACATATCGtcaccgcccaaatccatcaccaGTTTGCCGCCTCCTTCGAAAAGGAGAGGGAAATGCACCACTGCCGCTGATCTTTTGGACATAGTCAAAGATGTCGAGACCGCCATCTCAGGTAGAAAAGGTCGGCCCGGTACTGCAGCGGGTGATGTGGCATTCCCGAAAGGTAAAGAAAACCTTGCGTCGGTCCTTAAACGGTACAAACGGCGGTTGCTAGCCGCGGCTCCTGATGGGCTTAGCCGGAGCCCATAG